From Candidatus Poribacteria bacterium, the proteins below share one genomic window:
- a CDS encoding type II toxin-antitoxin system HigB family toxin, producing MHIITRKRLNEFAQKHRNTQASLEHWYRLMKRGSFRSFAELRTAFPHADQVGKLTVFNISGNKVRLIAAIHYNRQKVYIRTVLTHDEYSKSKWRK from the coding sequence ATGCATATTATTACGCGAAAACGCCTAAACGAGTTTGCCCAGAAACATCGGAATACTCAAGCCTCGCTTGAACATTGGTATCGATTAATGAAACGAGGCAGCTTCCGATCATTTGCTGAACTGCGGACAGCGTTTCCTCATGCTGATCAAGTCGGAAAACTAACGGTTTTCAACATTAGTGGCAACAAAGTCCGTCTTATTGCCGCAATACATTACAATCGCCAAAAAGTTTATATTCGTACAGTGCTAACACATGACGAGTATAGTAAAAGTAAATGGAGGAAATGA
- a CDS encoding DUF123 domain-containing protein, which translates to MEIPGIHIIGDESQAGTYVLRIRLKEDTTLQFGRFKKGKWISLLAGDYTYVGSALSEKGPTSLARRLIRHATRSRDKPPHIIREKMIHQFTECGLGSGNLLLRQGKTLHWNVDFLLDLQSAEIVNIFAIRSPERLENRIAKWLERDPRTDIIEQGLGANDAPGTTHLLRLRSDDMGWILLTDNAMAVLGENTLNQMNNTEN; encoded by the coding sequence ATGGAAATTCCGGGCATCCATATCATTGGCGATGAATCACAGGCTGGCACTTATGTCTTGCGAATTCGACTTAAAGAAGATACCACATTACAATTCGGACGGTTCAAAAAAGGGAAATGGATTTCACTACTTGCTGGTGATTATACCTATGTCGGTTCCGCGCTATCAGAAAAGGGTCCGACTTCACTGGCGCGGCGGCTCATTCGGCACGCAACGCGGAGCCGTGATAAACCACCACATATTATCCGGGAAAAGATGATACATCAATTCACCGAATGCGGTTTGGGGAGTGGAAATCTATTGCTAAGACAAGGAAAAACCTTGCACTGGAATGTCGATTTTCTCTTAGATCTGCAATCGGCGGAAATTGTAAATATCTTTGCTATCCGTTCACCTGAACGTTTGGAAAACAGAATTGCCAAATGGCTTGAACGTGACCCACGGACAGATATTATCGAACAAGGTTTAGGCGCAAATGATGCACCGGGTACCACACACCTGTTACGCCTCCGGTCAGATGATATGGGGTGGATATTGCTCACTGACAATGCAATGGCTGTTCTGGGAGAAAACACCTTAAATCAAATGAACAATACTGAAAATTGA
- a CDS encoding aminopeptidase, with amino-acid sequence MHDPRLDKLANVLTTHSTKVQPGEFVLIEGIDIPQEMVIALIRAVRNAGGIPLVELKQNRIQREIILGGDDAGIKLIGEYEIYRMEKVQAYIGIRGSHNITEMSDVPAEAMQRYQKYWIRPLNDIRVPHTKWVVLRWPYPAMAQQAQMSTEAFEDYYFDVCTLDYSRMERAMVPLKSLMEETDEVHILGEGTDLRFSIKDIPIIPCAGEKNIPDGECFTAPVRDSVNGTIRFNTPTIYQGTTFTDIRLRFENGKIVEATANNTERLNAILDTDEGARYIGEFAIAFNPYIISPMLDILFDEKIAGSFHFTPGQAYEEADNGVRSAVHWDMVMIQTPEHGGGEMSFDGHLIRKDGRFVHPALDALNPENLI; translated from the coding sequence ATGCACGACCCACGACTTGATAAACTTGCAAACGTTCTCACGACACATTCCACCAAAGTCCAACCCGGCGAATTTGTGCTCATAGAGGGCATTGACATTCCACAGGAGATGGTTATTGCTCTCATTCGAGCGGTTCGGAACGCTGGCGGGATTCCGCTCGTTGAACTCAAGCAGAACCGTATCCAACGTGAAATCATCCTTGGCGGAGACGATGCCGGCATAAAATTGATTGGTGAATACGAAATATATCGTATGGAGAAGGTACAAGCATACATCGGTATTCGTGGAAGTCATAATATCACAGAGATGTCTGATGTTCCGGCGGAGGCAATGCAACGTTATCAAAAGTATTGGATTCGGCCCCTCAATGATATCCGCGTGCCACACACAAAATGGGTTGTCCTACGCTGGCCCTATCCAGCGATGGCGCAGCAGGCGCAGATGAGCACAGAAGCGTTCGAGGATTACTATTTCGACGTTTGCACGCTTGACTACAGCCGAATGGAGCGCGCGATGGTTCCCCTCAAGTCCCTGATGGAGGAAACGGATGAAGTCCACATCCTCGGTGAAGGGACCGATTTGCGATTCAGTATCAAGGATATTCCCATTATTCCTTGCGCTGGCGAGAAGAATATCCCCGATGGTGAGTGTTTCACTGCCCCTGTACGGGATTCCGTCAACGGCACTATACGTTTCAATACACCCACAATCTATCAGGGGACAACCTTTACGGACATCCGACTCCGCTTTGAAAATGGTAAAATCGTTGAGGCAACGGCGAATAACACTGAAAGGCTAAACGCCATCCTCGATACAGACGAGGGGGCACGCTATATCGGCGAGTTTGCTATTGCGTTCAACCCGTATATCATAAGTCCGATGCTTGATATTCTGTTCGATGAAAAGATCGCTGGATCGTTTCATTTCACACCCGGTCAGGCTTATGAGGAAGCGGATAACGGAGTCAGATCCGCTGTCCATTGGGATATGGTGATGATTCAGACACCAGAACACGGTGGTGGAGAAATGTCTTTTGACGGTCACCTTATTCGGAAAGATGGTCGCTTCGTCCATCCCGCGTTAGACGCGTTAAATCCAGAGAATTTGATATGA
- a CDS encoding VTT domain-containing protein, giving the protein MRKWILTAIGISLSLALGYLFLEGSRYSQLIGFFGYMSVACTLIPLPTPPYVIALGKVFHPGIVALTGAIGNCIAAFVEYQLLLWIFSKTELQQRVETNRIFQRFSYYFRRMAFVCLVFTGFTPIPFEPFRFAAILVRYNLPLYLLAVLVGRFPRYYLIALIGDQFQIPTRYLIILLIILLVIPIIGMLIKRNTSGDNEKSTTGN; this is encoded by the coding sequence ATGAGAAAATGGATTCTCACGGCAATCGGAATCAGCCTCTCGCTTGCATTGGGATACCTCTTTCTTGAAGGCAGCCGCTATAGCCAGTTGATCGGTTTTTTCGGGTATATGAGTGTTGCCTGCACACTGATCCCGTTGCCGACCCCGCCGTACGTCATCGCACTCGGAAAGGTCTTTCATCCGGGCATCGTTGCCCTCACTGGCGCGATTGGAAATTGCATTGCCGCATTTGTGGAGTACCAGTTGCTGCTGTGGATATTTTCAAAAACTGAACTCCAGCAGCGGGTCGAAACCAACCGCATCTTCCAACGGTTTTCCTACTATTTTCGTCGTATGGCGTTCGTATGCTTAGTTTTTACTGGGTTCACACCGATTCCCTTTGAACCTTTTCGATTTGCCGCGATTCTGGTACGCTACAATCTGCCCCTGTACCTCTTAGCCGTTTTGGTCGGACGTTTCCCGCGCTACTATCTTATTGCCCTCATCGGAGACCAATTCCAGATTCCAACGCGCTATCTAATCATCCTTCTCATCATCTTGCTCGTCATTCCTATAATCGGAATGTTGATCAAGCGTAACACATCAGGCGACAATGAGAAATCGACAACTGGAAACTGA
- a CDS encoding sulfatase-like hydrolase/transferase: MAQQPNILFLLTDQQRFDSLGCNGAPVCKTPAVDEIAATGMRFTNAYTPIALCSPARGSLLTGLYPHNHGQLSNMGNFNGVFANQILDKPAYPKLLSAAGYQVSCIGKWHLAKQGDTEFWGYDKWHPYNEWHQWLRDDGIDFRIDRDAVQPFEWGGEAPFYGRLPLPVERTMEAWTADKTIELINNYTDSEQPFMIAANFFGPHFPYAVPAPYDTMYDPDTVERWGNFDEQFINKPLIQQKEMLRWNASHLTWHDWQKVIATYWGFCTFIDDQVRRILDCLEENGLAENTVVIFSTDHGDMLGSHRLFNKGFHMYEETHHIPLVIRWPGGTPQGTTCDEFVNLVDLMPTFLELGGAAMPDNLDGRSIVPLLQGEDVEDWPDDVFAEFHGYEPTLASVRMVRTDSWKYVYNPYSEDELYDMRSDPHELHNLAGHLGYKHVLRRMKARMVDRLRETKDNIVMEGGWQSNSFDLLVSERER; encoded by the coding sequence ATGGCACAACAACCCAATATACTCTTTCTTCTTACTGACCAGCAACGTTTCGATTCTCTGGGCTGTAACGGTGCTCCTGTCTGCAAAACACCTGCCGTTGACGAAATCGCCGCAACAGGCATGCGATTCACGAACGCCTATACCCCGATCGCACTCTGCTCACCCGCACGCGGGTCGCTGCTCACTGGACTCTATCCCCACAATCACGGGCAACTCTCAAACATGGGGAATTTCAACGGTGTGTTCGCAAACCAGATTCTTGACAAACCGGCATATCCAAAACTCCTAAGTGCAGCGGGTTATCAGGTCAGTTGTATCGGTAAATGGCACCTTGCCAAGCAAGGTGACACCGAGTTCTGGGGCTACGACAAATGGCACCCTTATAATGAGTGGCATCAGTGGCTCCGCGACGACGGAATTGACTTCCGAATTGATAGGGATGCTGTCCAACCCTTTGAGTGGGGTGGCGAGGCACCCTTCTATGGAAGACTTCCGCTCCCCGTTGAACGGACGATGGAAGCGTGGACCGCCGATAAAACGATCGAACTAATCAACAACTATACGGATTCCGAGCAACCCTTTATGATTGCCGCGAATTTCTTCGGACCGCATTTCCCGTATGCCGTACCAGCTCCTTACGACACGATGTACGATCCTGACACCGTTGAACGGTGGGGAAATTTTGATGAGCAATTCATCAACAAACCCCTCATCCAGCAGAAGGAGATGCTCCGGTGGAACGCCAGCCATTTGACATGGCACGATTGGCAGAAGGTCATTGCCACCTATTGGGGGTTCTGCACCTTCATTGACGACCAAGTTCGGCGGATTTTGGACTGCCTTGAGGAGAACGGTTTGGCGGAAAATACCGTCGTTATCTTTTCAACCGACCACGGCGATATGCTCGGCAGCCATCGGCTTTTCAACAAAGGGTTCCACATGTACGAGGAAACACACCATATTCCGCTCGTGATCCGCTGGCCCGGTGGAACACCACAAGGAACGACGTGTGATGAGTTTGTGAACCTTGTAGACCTCATGCCAACGTTTTTGGAACTCGGTGGTGCAGCGATGCCCGATAATCTTGACGGCAGGTCGATTGTGCCGCTGTTGCAAGGAGAAGACGTAGAGGATTGGCCCGATGACGTGTTCGCGGAATTTCACGGGTATGAACCGACGCTTGCCTCTGTCAGGATGGTACGGACAGATTCATGGAAGTACGTCTACAATCCCTACAGTGAGGACGAACTCTACGACATGAGAAGCGACCCACACGAACTCCATAATTTAGCGGGACACTTAGGCTACAAGCATGTGCTCCGCCGTATGAAAGCACGTATGGTTGATCGCTTGCGTGAAACAAAAGACAACATTGTTATGGAAGGTGGGTGGCAGAGCAATTCGTTTGATCTGCTTGTTTCGGAACGGGAACGGTAG
- a CDS encoding YCF48-related protein has protein sequence MTKTIITLFATLIGVAIFFSYATVSEAEWTVLREDDILRGDGIEGMLQDVYFTDDQNGLVVGNGGLMLKTSDGGKTWEKIEVDMRPPGAGQRPGGGGGGPPAGFGRGGPAPLYNIYFIDENVGYITGGRGTILKTEDGGKTWARKMARSDTPGRGGRPGGIRANLMGIQMINETTGFIAGSENTILKTTDGGETWIGSSERARVGETRNNLENILFVSPTTGWVIGSFGTLLHTMDGGENWEKRDPGFDNNLFGIHFLDENTGWICGQEGLILHTTDGGATWNQQKTESYDDLHDIIFVDAMVGWAVGGYNSVLHTTDGGQTWTVSNIPGGATFKGVHATDANNCWTVNDWGVIAGYKAQ, from the coding sequence ATGACAAAAACGATTATTACCCTTTTCGCAACGCTTATTGGTGTTGCTATCTTCTTTTCTTACGCAACAGTTTCCGAGGCGGAGTGGACCGTCCTGCGTGAAGACGATATTCTCCGCGGCGACGGTATTGAAGGCATGCTACAGGATGTCTATTTCACGGATGATCAGAACGGTTTAGTCGTTGGAAACGGTGGTCTAATGTTGAAAACATCGGATGGTGGTAAGACATGGGAGAAGATAGAAGTTGATATGCGTCCTCCAGGTGCCGGGCAAAGACCAGGCGGGGGCGGTGGTGGACCCCCAGCAGGTTTCGGGCGCGGCGGTCCCGCACCTCTCTATAATATCTACTTTATAGATGAAAACGTTGGGTATATCACAGGCGGTAGAGGCACCATCCTGAAGACTGAAGACGGCGGTAAAACCTGGGCACGGAAAATGGCGAGGAGTGATACCCCTGGACGTGGCGGAAGACCAGGCGGCATTCGTGCCAATTTGATGGGCATCCAGATGATTAACGAAACCACCGGTTTCATCGCCGGATCCGAGAATACGATTCTCAAAACAACCGATGGCGGCGAAACTTGGATCGGCAGCTCGGAACGCGCACGCGTCGGCGAAACCCGAAATAATCTTGAGAATATCTTGTTTGTTTCACCCACAACAGGTTGGGTTATCGGTTCATTCGGGACGCTCCTGCATACAATGGATGGCGGCGAAAACTGGGAGAAACGCGACCCCGGTTTTGATAATAATTTGTTCGGTATCCACTTCCTTGATGAGAACACGGGTTGGATTTGCGGACAGGAAGGTTTGATCCTACATACCACTGATGGTGGTGCTACGTGGAATCAGCAAAAGACCGAATCCTACGACGATCTCCACGATATTATCTTTGTTGATGCTATGGTGGGTTGGGCTGTTGGCGGTTACAATTCCGTTTTACATACCACCGATGGTGGCCAGACATGGACAGTCTCAAATATACCGGGAGGCGCGACCTTCAAGGGCGTTCACGCTACGGACGCAAATAACTGTTGGACAGTTAACGATTGGGGTGTGATCGCAGGATACAAAGCACAATAG
- a CDS encoding Gfo/Idh/MocA family oxidoreductase, with amino-acid sequence MSELRSHKVTMLGTGLIGMFYTMTLHNQRGADRVHSVYSRREERATAFAEEWNIPHATTDLTEAINHSETDTVVIGLPNNLHLKAVELAAAAGKAILCTKPLGRTAEEAKAMLDIVENTGVFGGYLEDLVYPPKTLKALESVQNGALGKILWVRSRETHPGPHSDWFWDLEQAGGGAIVDMGCHCIEIIRNFVGKNNRPLEVMCWADTLVHPIDAEDHGIALIRFESGAMGQFEVGWAFRGGMDLRDEVSGSEGTIWLNHWLRTGYEMFTAVGQGGYVAEKAESDTGWLFPVGDEVAELGYRDMFLDMFNAIDEEREPLETFYDGYVVNAIIDACYKSAKSKQWEAVEIQDWRGTAETADAQASQSDADEQYALLKEERMPDGRMKRIFRDRETGQIIERVED; translated from the coding sequence ATGTCGGAACTGAGAAGCCACAAAGTCACAATGCTCGGCACGGGGCTCATCGGGATGTTCTACACGATGACGCTCCACAATCAACGCGGTGCCGACCGCGTCCACAGCGTCTACTCTCGACGCGAGGAACGCGCAACGGCATTCGCCGAAGAGTGGAATATCCCTCACGCGACAACCGATTTGACAGAAGCCATCAACCATTCTGAAACAGACACTGTTGTCATCGGGTTACCCAACAACTTGCATCTGAAAGCTGTTGAACTCGCAGCAGCGGCAGGCAAAGCCATTCTCTGTACGAAACCCCTTGGACGCACCGCTGAAGAGGCGAAAGCGATGCTGGACATCGTTGAAAACACAGGCGTGTTTGGGGGTTACCTTGAAGACTTGGTATATCCGCCAAAAACCCTGAAAGCGTTAGAGTCCGTCCAAAACGGCGCACTCGGCAAAATTCTGTGGGTGCGTTCCCGCGAGACACATCCCGGTCCCCACAGCGATTGGTTTTGGGATCTGGAACAAGCCGGCGGCGGTGCTATCGTCGATATGGGATGCCACTGCATCGAGATTATCCGGAACTTTGTCGGCAAAAACAATAGACCGCTTGAGGTGATGTGCTGGGCAGATACGCTTGTGCATCCGATTGATGCCGAGGATCACGGCATCGCACTCATCCGCTTTGAGAGCGGCGCGATGGGACAGTTTGAAGTCGGATGGGCGTTCCGAGGCGGCATGGATTTACGAGATGAGGTCTCCGGCAGTGAGGGAACAATCTGGCTCAATCACTGGCTCCGAACAGGCTATGAGATGTTCACGGCTGTTGGACAAGGTGGCTATGTTGCTGAAAAAGCTGAGAGCGATACCGGTTGGCTTTTCCCTGTTGGTGATGAGGTCGCAGAACTCGGCTATCGCGACATGTTCCTTGATATGTTCAACGCAATCGACGAGGAACGAGAACCCTTGGAAACCTTCTATGATGGCTACGTTGTGAATGCTATCATTGATGCCTGTTATAAATCCGCCAAATCGAAACAGTGGGAAGCGGTTGAAATTCAGGATTGGCGAGGCACCGCCGAAACCGCCGACGCGCAAGCGAGCCAATCAGATGCTGATGAACAGTATGCCCTCCTCAAAGAGGAACGGATGCCCGATGGTAGAATGAAACGTATCTTCAGAGATCGGGAAACCGGACAGATTATCGAACGGGTGGAAGATTAA
- a CDS encoding LamG domain-containing protein — MLTIIALLLCLGMNCFAAFEEETVLLYLFDEETADEATDLSEFENHGEITDAEWTEDGKNGGALVFNGASALIEVPHHDSLVPGGDELTIEAWFKPASFPGGHPVIARKGSVAESGWGFDTPGGKIRGFVYTAPGAAAVANGTTPMKVDTWHHLAMVYDGEEIRIYLDGKLDGEVARKGDINKNEASVWIGKKANEHIWLDGTLDELRILNVAISEEQIQEDMEEGIAFAVEVTGKLTTTWGRIKSEIHR, encoded by the coding sequence ATGCTAACAATCATTGCACTCTTGCTCTGTTTGGGGATGAATTGTTTCGCTGCGTTTGAAGAGGAAACGGTTTTACTATACCTCTTTGACGAAGAGACAGCTGATGAAGCGACAGACCTATCCGAATTTGAGAATCACGGCGAAATCACCGATGCTGAGTGGACGGAGGATGGGAAAAATGGCGGTGCATTGGTCTTTAATGGCGCAAGTGCTCTCATTGAAGTCCCACATCACGACAGCCTCGTTCCCGGTGGCGATGAACTGACAATAGAAGCATGGTTCAAACCCGCTTCTTTTCCGGGTGGGCATCCAGTGATCGCGAGAAAAGGCTCCGTCGCTGAAAGTGGATGGGGTTTTGATACACCCGGTGGAAAAATTCGCGGATTCGTCTATACCGCACCCGGTGCCGCTGCCGTTGCAAACGGCACAACACCAATGAAAGTGGACACATGGCATCATCTCGCTATGGTCTACGATGGAGAAGAAATTCGTATCTATCTGGATGGTAAACTGGACGGAGAGGTCGCGCGGAAGGGGGACATCAACAAAAACGAAGCCTCAGTCTGGATCGGTAAGAAAGCGAATGAGCATATCTGGCTTGATGGAACACTTGATGAACTTCGTATTCTCAATGTTGCAATCTCAGAAGAGCAGATTCAGGAGGATATGGAAGAAGGCATCGCGTTTGCGGTGGAGGTCACAGGAAAACTCACAACGACGTGGGGGCGAATTAAATCTGAGATCCACCGTTAG
- a CDS encoding phytanoyl-CoA dioxygenase family protein, with translation MDTSWLEYCATEEQLKAFNDNGYLIVEDAISPEMVDALEEVADRLDAEERAKTGMAPHALMSKFRTVIEDDILLELLDNKKVFPLLWDVLGWNIQLYISHLIMYPPEPPDKPRVRKGAHWHQDGGRPVPEMERPHPRLSLKVSYWLSDVTDRDNGAMRIVPCSHKLDTRPPNRDDDPDGDPEGAIDLLVKRGTAVLFDRRMWHSRGWNFSDQTRKVLFMGYSYRWLRGLDYNLMPPEILEKCDPIRRQLLGDGVDIKGWWQPTDADVPLKTWIAEHRGEEYLR, from the coding sequence ATGGATACAAGTTGGCTTGAATACTGCGCTACAGAAGAACAACTCAAAGCGTTCAATGACAATGGCTACCTCATTGTTGAGGATGCTATAAGTCCTGAGATGGTTGATGCATTAGAGGAAGTCGCAGATCGACTTGATGCGGAGGAACGCGCCAAAACGGGGATGGCACCCCACGCCTTGATGTCGAAGTTCCGCACCGTCATTGAAGACGATATATTGTTGGAGCTACTTGACAACAAGAAGGTTTTCCCACTGCTCTGGGATGTTCTGGGCTGGAACATCCAACTTTACATCTCGCACCTCATCATGTATCCCCCAGAACCTCCCGATAAACCACGCGTTCGCAAAGGTGCGCATTGGCATCAGGACGGCGGCAGACCTGTGCCAGAGATGGAACGTCCACACCCTCGACTCTCATTGAAGGTCAGTTACTGGTTAAGTGATGTTACCGATCGCGACAACGGTGCGATGCGCATTGTTCCCTGTAGTCATAAGCTCGACACCCGTCCACCCAACAGAGATGACGACCCTGATGGTGACCCAGAAGGCGCGATAGACCTGCTCGTCAAACGTGGGACAGCGGTGCTTTTCGATAGACGGATGTGGCATTCACGCGGCTGGAATTTCTCCGATCAAACTCGGAAAGTCCTGTTTATGGGCTATAGTTATCGCTGGTTGCGTGGTTTAGATTACAACCTCATGCCACCCGAAATCCTTGAGAAATGCGACCCAATTCGGCGGCAGCTCCTCGGTGACGGAGTGGACATTAAAGGCTGGTGGCAACCCACAGATGCGGATGTCCCCCTGAAGACCTGGATTGCAGAACATCGTGGGGAAGAGTATTTACGGTAG